A region of Chloracidobacterium sp. DNA encodes the following proteins:
- a CDS encoding polysaccharide deacetylase family protein, which translates to MKKQIASLSLDLDNKWSYMKTHGDAGWESFPSYLDIVVPRALAFLKKRDLKITFFIVGQDAALEENRNAIASIANAGHEIGNHSFNHEPWLHLYSKEELVEEFDKTETALLNVTGKRPTGFRGPGYSLSPTVLEVLAERGYKYDCSTLPTYVGPLARAYYFFKSPKMADEEREKRKKLFGKLSDGFQSLKPRMTNVAGHDMAEIPVTTFPIIKTPIHLSYLLYIATFSRKAALLYWRAALAACKFTGTQPSLLLHPLDFLCGDDVDELKFFPGMEISLENKLALVSDILSQYTDSFDVVSMGEHASSIQRDERPMGRNVTVIGETH; encoded by the coding sequence ATGAAGAAGCAGATAGCGAGCCTTTCGCTCGACCTCGACAATAAATGGTCATACATGAAGACCCACGGTGATGCTGGCTGGGAATCTTTCCCGTCGTATCTCGATATTGTTGTGCCTCGTGCGCTTGCATTTCTAAAGAAGCGAGATCTCAAGATAACGTTTTTCATCGTCGGCCAGGATGCAGCTCTTGAGGAAAATCGCAACGCAATAGCTTCGATAGCAAACGCGGGTCACGAGATCGGCAACCACTCTTTCAATCACGAACCGTGGCTACATCTTTATTCAAAAGAAGAGCTTGTCGAAGAATTTGATAAAACTGAGACTGCTCTGTTAAACGTGACCGGCAAGCGTCCGACGGGCTTTCGCGGTCCGGGTTATAGTCTCAGTCCAACGGTTTTAGAAGTACTAGCCGAACGCGGCTACAAATATGATTGCTCAACGCTTCCAACCTATGTTGGGCCGCTCGCTCGTGCCTACTATTTTTTCAAATCGCCGAAGATGGCCGATGAGGAACGCGAGAAACGCAAAAAACTCTTCGGGAAATTGTCAGATGGATTTCAAAGCCTGAAGCCGCGAATGACGAATGTCGCCGGCCATGATATGGCAGAAATTCCGGTGACCACGTTTCCCATAATCAAAACCCCGATACATCTAAGTTATCTGCTCTACATTGCAACTTTCTCGCGCAAGGCGGCTCTTCTATATTGGCGAGCAGCACTTGCCGCATGCAAATTTACAGGAACTCAGCCCTCGCTTTTGCTGCACCCTCTAGATTTTCTATGCGGTGACGACGTGGATGAACTGAAGTTTTTCCCCGGCATGGAAATATCGCTTGAGAACAAACTCGCGCTTGTAAGCGATATATTGTCGCAGTACACCGACAGTTTCGACGTTGTTTCGATGGGCGAACATGCTTCATCAATACAACGAGATGAAAGGCCGATGGGCAGAAATGTGACCGTGATCGGCGAAACACATTAG
- a CDS encoding DegT/DnrJ/EryC1/StrS family aminotransferase, translating into MMLPSDQDASGRTFDETEIAYVTEALRSGTLTTTKGKFGKLLEQKFAEKFGAKYAYACTSGSAAIHIAVATVNPNPGDEIITTSITDMGALTPLMYRGVVPVFAEVDSKTLNVTAETIKAKISDRTKAIIVTHLFGNPCEMEPIMELAREHNLPVIEDSAQTFLAKCGDKYAGTIGDIGCFSLQQGKHMTVGEGGMVVTNDEKIARHMFLYINKAWGYGDANADHYFMALNYRISELQAAVALGQLEKLEECVANRQRTAAMLTDLLDGIDGIELPVIADNATHVYWKYCLTVDDTKIEGGSPGLANLLKEKNIFSAPRYIVKPAFMCQVFQEKNTLGDSQFPFNLARDGAVDYEMENYPLTAKALHDVLVLPWNEKYTEEHVRYIAENVRIAASKLRK; encoded by the coding sequence ATGATGCTGCCTTCCGATCAGGATGCGTCCGGCCGGACGTTTGACGAAACAGAGATCGCATATGTGACTGAGGCTTTACGCTCAGGAACGCTGACGACGACAAAAGGAAAATTTGGCAAGCTGCTTGAGCAGAAATTTGCTGAGAAATTTGGCGCGAAATACGCCTATGCATGTACGTCAGGTTCCGCAGCGATCCACATAGCGGTCGCGACCGTAAACCCAAATCCCGGCGACGAAATAATCACAACCTCGATCACAGATATGGGCGCGTTGACGCCTTTGATGTATCGCGGCGTTGTGCCTGTTTTTGCAGAAGTGGATTCCAAAACACTCAACGTTACTGCTGAAACCATCAAGGCAAAGATCAGCGACCGCACAAAAGCGATCATCGTCACACATCTATTCGGCAATCCATGTGAGATGGAACCGATCATGGAACTCGCCCGCGAACATAATTTGCCGGTGATCGAAGATTCCGCGCAAACCTTCCTCGCAAAGTGCGGTGACAAGTATGCGGGCACGATCGGGGATATCGGCTGCTTTTCGCTCCAACAGGGCAAACATATGACAGTCGGCGAAGGCGGCATGGTCGTCACCAACGACGAAAAGATCGCCCGCCATATGTTTCTCTACATCAATAAAGCCTGGGGCTATGGAGATGCTAACGCCGATCATTACTTCATGGCGTTGAACTATCGCATTAGCGAACTTCAAGCAGCGGTCGCTCTCGGCCAGCTCGAAAAGCTTGAAGAATGTGTCGCAAACCGCCAGCGGACGGCCGCAATGTTGACGGACCTGCTTGATGGCATCGACGGAATCGAGTTACCGGTGATCGCCGATAATGCAACGCATGTTTACTGGAAATACTGCCTCACAGTTGACGACACAAAGATCGAAGGCGGCTCGCCGGGACTCGCAAATCTACTCAAGGAAAAGAACATTTTTTCGGCACCGCGCTACATAGTAAAACCGGCGTTTATGTGCCAGGTCTTTCAAGAAAAGAACACGCTTGGCGACAGCCAGTTCCCGTTCAATCTTGCACGCGATGGTGCGGTTGATTACGAGATGGAAAATTATCCGTTAACTGCAAAGGCATTACACGATGTGCTCGTCCTGCCGTGGAATGAGAAATATACCGAAGAGCACGTTCGCTACATTGCGGAAAATGTGAGGATCGCAGCAAGCAAACTACGAAAATAG
- a CDS encoding Gfo/Idh/MocA family oxidoreductase, producing the protein MNKLKFGLVGAGGIAQAYAQAFNESNCCDLVAIADVRPEAASALAEIVGGKVCDDYRQFVETELDAVIIATPPSTHPEIACFFMEHGLPVLCEKPLTTNVADAEKMIAAAEKAGVLFTMASKFRYCGDVIKAKGILASGVLGDVLQFENALTAKVDMSRRWNSQEEISGGGVLIDNGTHSVDIIRYFLGGIDSVLVVDAGGTQGLSVDENVKMFAKAQNDVTASVDLTWGINKELPYFISIYGTNGTLHIGWRESKYKLNSSPDWTVFGKGYDKTASFRGKIENFANALRGKEELFIKPSDALASVQVIEAAYRSMKQNLWQPVVEKAMTAK; encoded by the coding sequence ATGAACAAACTGAAATTTGGACTCGTCGGGGCCGGTGGCATCGCGCAGGCATATGCTCAAGCATTTAATGAGAGCAACTGCTGTGATCTTGTCGCGATCGCCGATGTGCGGCCCGAAGCCGCGTCTGCATTGGCGGAGATCGTCGGCGGCAAGGTATGTGATGATTACAGGCAATTTGTTGAGACAGAACTCGACGCCGTGATCATAGCAACACCTCCATCAACACATCCTGAGATCGCTTGCTTCTTTATGGAGCATGGGCTTCCTGTATTATGTGAAAAGCCACTGACCACAAATGTCGCAGACGCTGAAAAAATGATAGCCGCAGCCGAAAAGGCCGGAGTACTTTTTACTATGGCGTCGAAATTCCGCTATTGCGGCGACGTGATCAAGGCCAAGGGCATTCTTGCTTCCGGTGTTCTCGGCGACGTGCTGCAATTTGAAAATGCGCTCACCGCGAAGGTAGATATGTCGAGGCGTTGGAACTCGCAAGAGGAAATTTCGGGCGGCGGCGTGCTCATCGACAACGGGACGCACTCCGTCGACATTATTCGCTATTTTCTCGGCGGCATTGATTCTGTACTGGTCGTCGATGCCGGCGGCACTCAAGGTTTGTCGGTCGATGAGAACGTCAAGATGTTTGCCAAGGCACAAAATGATGTCACAGCAAGTGTCGATCTGACGTGGGGTATCAATAAGGAACTTCCTTATTTCATTAGTATCTATGGAACCAACGGCACACTTCACATAGGTTGGCGCGAGTCTAAATACAAACTCAATTCGAGCCCCGATTGGACAGTGTTTGGAAAAGGATACGACAAGACGGCTTCGTTTAGGGGCAAGATCGAAAATTTTGCCAATGCACTTCGTGGTAAAGAAGAATTATTTATTAAACCCTCTGACGCTCTGGCCTCGGTGCAGGTGATCGAGGCGGCATATAGATCAATGAAGCAAAATTTGTGGCAACCAGTGGTTGAGAAAGCGATGACCGCAAAGTAA
- a CDS encoding NAD(P)/FAD-dependent oxidoreductase, giving the protein MRERVAIVGSGFLGMTLALRLAESGANVTLFESGDQIGGLASAWEIGDVFWDKHYHVTLASDNFTRKLIEQLGLGDEYRWVETKTGFYTDGELVSMSNTKEFLKFPPLGLISKLRLGATIFFASRVKDWKQLEKITVKDWLTKLSGKKTFEKIWKPLLKAKLGDAYKETSGAFIWATIQRMYAARNTGLKKEMFGYVRGGYARVLERFAEVLAEKGVDIRLNSSVEKIEKLENGKIRVSVPATRRRADAKDHAMPQKTKYGMVQTATIVARGFSGGFLSEPDLSSGDAFGFRGNGGGETFDRVILTCPSNVAAKIAPQLTETEKQGLENIRYQGIVCASVLMKCSMSNFYVTNITDEAPFTGVIEMSALVDKKEFGRNALIYLPKYVAPDDELFEKSDDEIQRIFLNGMETMYSHFTRKDVLAFKVSRVRQVFPLPVLNYSRDLPSMKTSVDGLYVVNSSHIVNGTLNVNETVQLAENFLQELWPQKGTK; this is encoded by the coding sequence ATGCGTGAAAGAGTGGCAATTGTAGGTTCCGGTTTTCTTGGCATGACGCTCGCTCTGCGTCTGGCTGAGAGCGGAGCTAATGTTACGCTTTTTGAATCGGGCGACCAGATCGGCGGCCTTGCCTCGGCGTGGGAGATAGGCGATGTCTTTTGGGACAAGCATTATCACGTCACGCTCGCCTCCGACAACTTCACCCGAAAGCTCATTGAACAGCTTGGCCTCGGCGACGAATATCGATGGGTCGAGACAAAGACTGGTTTTTACACCGACGGTGAACTTGTGTCGATGTCGAACACAAAGGAATTTCTAAAGTTCCCGCCGCTCGGCTTGATCAGCAAACTCCGCCTCGGCGCAACGATCTTTTTCGCATCGCGCGTCAAAGACTGGAAACAACTAGAAAAGATCACGGTCAAAGATTGGCTGACAAAGCTCTCCGGCAAAAAGACATTCGAAAAGATCTGGAAGCCGCTGCTCAAAGCAAAGCTCGGCGACGCATACAAAGAAACATCAGGCGCATTTATCTGGGCAACGATCCAGCGGATGTATGCCGCGAGAAACACTGGCCTGAAGAAAGAAATGTTCGGCTACGTTCGCGGCGGTTATGCTCGTGTCTTGGAACGCTTCGCCGAAGTGTTGGCCGAGAAAGGTGTCGATATCAGACTTAATTCGTCAGTCGAAAAAATAGAAAAACTTGAGAACGGTAAGATTCGCGTTTCTGTGCCAGCAACACGCAGGCGAGCCGACGCAAAAGATCATGCGATGCCGCAAAAAACCAAATACGGCATGGTGCAAACTGCAACGATCGTCGCACGTGGATTTTCAGGAGGCTTTCTATCGGAACCTGATCTGTCGTCGGGTGATGCGTTCGGATTTCGCGGAAATGGCGGCGGCGAAACATTTGACCGGGTCATACTGACCTGCCCGTCAAACGTCGCCGCGAAGATCGCTCCGCAACTGACCGAAACCGAGAAGCAAGGCCTCGAAAATATCCGATACCAAGGCATCGTCTGTGCATCCGTGCTAATGAAATGCTCGATGTCGAATTTTTACGTTACAAACATCACCGACGAAGCGCCATTCACCGGCGTGATCGAGATGTCGGCTCTCGTCGATAAAAAAGAATTTGGCCGCAATGCACTTATTTATCTACCAAAATACGTCGCACCAGACGACGAGCTTTTTGAAAAGTCCGACGACGAGATACAGAGAATTTTCCTGAACGGCATGGAAACAATGTACTCGCATTTCACGCGAAAAGATGTCCTTGCGTTCAAAGTCTCGCGCGTTCGGCAAGTGTTTCCACTACCCGTTTTAAATTACTCGCGCGACCTGCCTTCGATGAAAACCTCGGTCGATGGATTGTATGTGGTCAATTCGTCGCACATCGTCAACGGAACATTAAATGTTAACGAAACTGTTCAGTTAGCAGAGAACTTTTTGCAAGAATTATGGCCGCAAAAAGGCACAAAATAA
- a CDS encoding N-acetyltransferase, translated as MMARIHPTAIIEDDVSIGEGSSIWDNVHIRHGATIGRECIVGEKSYIAYDVQIGNRVKINAMVYICAAVTIEDGVMISASTTFTNDKFPRATFPDLKSLRPSEPDKHTLPTLVREGATIGASCVIGNDLEIGRWAMVGMGSVVTKSVPDFHLVLGSPARSIGAVCKCGQLFHRFADADTGTFSCDCGLDYEIAAQNVIEVEPEFEKRRAARMAEPFFV; from the coding sequence ATTATGGCAAGAATACATCCGACAGCAATAATCGAAGACGACGTGTCTATTGGCGAAGGATCGAGCATCTGGGACAACGTGCACATCCGGCATGGCGCAACTATCGGCAGAGAATGCATCGTCGGCGAAAAGAGCTATATCGCCTACGACGTACAGATCGGTAATCGCGTCAAGATAAATGCGATGGTTTATATTTGCGCGGCCGTAACGATCGAAGACGGCGTCATGATCTCAGCTTCAACGACATTTACGAATGATAAGTTTCCGCGTGCGACATTTCCAGATCTCAAATCGTTGAGGCCAAGCGAGCCCGACAAACACACATTGCCGACACTCGTCCGAGAAGGTGCAACCATAGGAGCTAGCTGTGTCATTGGCAACGATCTCGAGATAGGACGTTGGGCAATGGTGGGTATGGGTTCAGTCGTTACCAAAAGCGTTCCTGACTTTCATCTCGTACTTGGATCTCCGGCGCGTTCGATAGGTGCGGTTTGCAAATGCGGCCAGCTTTTTCATAGGTTTGCCGACGCTGACACGGGAACTTTCTCATGCGATTGCGGATTGGACTATGAGATCGCTGCCCAAAATGTCATTGAGGTCGAGCCGGAGTTTGAAAAACGTAGAGCGGCTCGGATGGCTGAGCCCTTTTTTGTATAA